The following are encoded in a window of Haliotis asinina isolate JCU_RB_2024 chromosome 14, JCU_Hal_asi_v2, whole genome shotgun sequence genomic DNA:
- the LOC137260683 gene encoding uncharacterized protein, which yields MPKYHHLWSFSDINRFYIIVGRQRMPANTCTMKPATGENTDNIKKEDATSNEDARSSNMQHGRRPLNEYEGTVPSFFKDQKGQSQLGILGSVDTKHCLKLQLKSVRSEAASRWRKHILAKVDEDAGAAEDGGEGGGNRLGEGRDIAPVDGERLEEASNKGGLDIRVDEYKLQGNNLLVFDLLMRPLADLRIGSRNRTARQSQVGKLRHDRMGHGCGVKHWLDRYRHQSDHSEQGQEEPNLHTEHPKGGAVRMFKEKQERHIKKPPSKHSQNRGRLSRNVTKLVCPKRAHGTVREKGKHEVQGQWQVQDNGKPEMTPGTHQTPGHHRTCTRNQDLTRDQGQGQGQECTSLLLPDTDSQDTGWHPLRRTKAYLTLLSLSNLSLGESELADISASESNESLEAHKAPKPKLSSRETNQAAGRNSRTVSREEMFRADHGHSEVCSATSEALRHDAAHDSQAVKPQMPDSTGVSAESALFRESTPASIFTGRKINGYDFGKIFSGGASSVIFKVKKGGTTYAAKVFKRIHPYEERLLKISKREYKIMKTLKHPHIVKVYDYFVFRLHGVIIMEYVQTTELWKFFDKSNCVMSLPALKKIIWDILSALRHIHKHRISHMDVKTNNILVDRKGCAKITDFGGAVKFGRFFSKRHAVNFFTPDFAPPEKQWQRESGDVCVVHYKRYDMWSFGVMMYHMYTGRLPYTLPEGKLYLPAKLFTGVVELPPGVKQDADLLSLVRQCMQVDPLERLTAKEAIAHPFFDSVRRKGFKK from the exons ATGCCGAAATATCACCATTTATGGTCTTTCAGTGACATCAACAGGTTCTACATCATCGTCGGACGGCAGCGGATGCCCGCTAACACGTGCACCATGAAACCAGCTACAGGGGAGAACACAG ACAACATCAAGAAAGAGGACGCCACGTCCAACGAGGATGCGAGATCTAGCAATATGCAACATGGCCGACGCCCTCTGAATGAGTATGAAGGAACAGTTCCCAGCTTCTTCAAGGACCAGAAAGGTCAGTCTCAGCTAGGAATCCTTGGTTCTGTAGATACAAAACACTGTCTAAAACTCCAGCTGAAATCAGTCAGAAGTGAGGCAGCATCCAGATGGAGAAAACACATCCTAGCGAAAGTAGACGAAGACGCTGGTGCTGCTGAGGATGGGGGTGAGGGAGGAGGAAACAGACTTGGGGAGGGTCGGGATATTGCACCTGTTGACGGAGAAAGGCTGGAAGAAGCGTCCAACAAAGGTGGTTTGGACATCCGTGTGGATGAGTACAAACTGCAAGGAAACAATCTTCTTGTTTTCGACCTGCTAATGCGTCCTCTGGCGGATCTCAGGATAGGTTCTCGGAACCGAACTGCCAGACAAAGCCAGGTGGGAAAGCTGCGTCATGATCGAATGGGACATGGGTGCGGTGTAAAGCACTGGCTTGATCGGTATCGTCATCAGTCTGACCACAGTGAGCAGGGTCAAGAAGAGCCGAATCTTCACACGGAACATCCTAAAGGTGGCGCGGTCAGAATGTTTAAAGAAAAACAGGAACGACACATTAAGAAGCCTCCTTCAAAACATAGTCAGAATAGGGGACGCTTAAGCCGAAATGTGACAAAACTAGTTTGCCCTAAAAGGGCACATGGCACGGTACGCGAAAAAGGCAAACATGAAGTTCAAGGTCAATGGCAAGTTCAAGATAATGGCAAACCAGAAATGACTCCCGGCACACACCAAACTCCAGGTCATCATCGCACATGTACCAGGAACCAGGATTTGACACGagatcaaggtcaaggtcagggtCAAGAATGCACTTCACTACTTCTGCCAGACACTGATTCACAAGACACTGGTTGGCATCCATTGAGAAGGACAAAGGCTTATCTGACCCTTCTGTCCCTGTCAAACCTCTCTTTAGGAGAATCTGAACTGGCTGATATATCAGCCAGTGAGTCTAACGAGAGTCTAGAAGCGCACAAAGCGCCAAAGCCCAAGCTCTCCTCGCGAGAGACAAATCAAGCTGCCGGAAGAAACAGTCGCACGGTGTCTCGGGAAGAGATGTTCCGTGCAGATCACGGTCATTCCGAAGTGTGTTCCGCTACCTCCGAGGCACTTCGTCATGATGCAGCACATGACAGCCAAGCAGTCAAACCACAGATGCCAGACTCTACAGGTGTCTCTGCAGAAAGTGCACTGTTTCGAGAATCGACTCCAGCAAGCATCTTCACCGGGAGGAAGATCAATGGCTACGATTTCGGGAAGATCTTTTCAGGCGGTGCGTCTTCAGTGATCTTTAAAGTGAAAAAGGGAGGCACCACATATGCTGCCAAGGTTTTCAAACGCATTCATCCTTACGAAGAAAGGCTTCTGAAGATCTCTAAGCGTGAGTACAAAATTATGAAGACGTTAAAGCATCCTCATATCGTAAAGGTTTACGATTATTTTGTGTTCCGCCTTCACGGCGTTATCATCATGGAATACGTACAGACCACGGAACTCTGGAAATTCTTTGACAAATCCAACTGTGTCATGTCCCTACCGGCCCTTAAGAAAATTATCTGGGACATCCTCAGCGCCTTGAGACACATCCACAAACATCGTATCTCCCATATGGATGTCAAGACAAATaacatcctcgtcgacagaaaGGGCTGTGCGAAGATCACTGACTTCGGAGGAGCGGTGAAATTTGGCAGATTCTTCTCAAAGCGGCACGCAGTGAACTTCTTCACGCCTGACTTTGCACCTCCGGAGAAACAGTGGCAGCGTGAAAGTGGCGATGTATGTGTGGTCCACTACAAACGTTATGACATGTGGAGTTTCGGGGTGATGATGTATCACATGTACACAGGGAGGCTCCCCTACACGCTGCCAGAGGGAAAACTGTACCTCCCTGCCAAACTGTTCACTGGGGTGGTGGAGCTGCCTCCGGGGGTGAAGCAAGACGCGGACCTTCTGTCGCTGGTGAGACAGTGCATGCAAGTGGATCCGCTGGAAAGACTCACGGCTAAAGAGGCTATCGCACATCCGTTCTTTGACTCCGTGAGACGCAAAGGATTCAAGAAATAA